A stretch of the Nakaseomyces glabratus chromosome L, complete sequence genome encodes the following:
- the SVL3 gene encoding Svl3p (CAGL0L12452g~Ortholog(s) have role in endocytosis and cell periphery, cellular bud neck, cellular bud tip, cytoplasm localization), producing MSSLRVLVLGDSPNTLLYASRFQLAKSVDLYHVSDGVSAVFEIETVAYGYDKFELAHHFRSVGELVGAVSGVFDLIILSASSLQELSSVAAQLKNLVNSNTKIFLESSGFVQLEPFVKMSMDAAHANIFSIVTDFDVRQVAPNSYKQFPLNNVTKNSLWLGECKPAKGGSSSYSKNVVALLETFERLFQKLFPKDTVDLCNKSPVDFLSKQWSIAMPRICFDPLLIMLEETNPAELNNQIIAKPLISGLVTEVITVARSMGAKLNNTMDNETNLLQSWKEQYCLSTHEIETPALVYHFIHRSGPLNIDMSLLQIILLADDFGIKTPYLEFLYSVMSQYQKLNEGKSKWFKRVDERQQQNDGSNFEMAALIEEKAQLNEKLNSLTQDVKSKDEKIQSLMQERNQNAQMSGDLQNQLDILRNELNKEKQKSSLAIQEYENKLNATNNAMEQMKLQTAAPAIKNIAQDEYKPTGTPNLNDIADIAVFGVNYNSPEVHKATEPLAGKEADRNESQEKLTPTNDSMDDLKRRELELRKKELELQEKEIEFQKLAMQQQQKQPALQNPQQFPVQQQQPFQVPPHQQGQAWGKGQQMVAPQQMPMSNSGGNIPQMMNGNSRKPSFPQVQQAANIRNSRAVHGAMPTQQQSTASNFVDPVSAGLVNNSFEQNTQGQFMPQQGHMPQNVKRTSRKNRHSNMPNIGSASSMGLNNFSSVGNNGSQSRLNSLSTSNMPAIQNRLRHTNSNLALNNINNKSSSRLNMPQPVKQGEAPMNGGALGNPSQQRQMSSSTQLDNVGDISTNSVIHNSIPYQNGGMETSNSQPQLQQYQNTQTQNTKEYTQSPPPMHQFGSSNNGSPVAAPTATFSSSQDSGINGSTDEEASEKEGKKKRFGLFKKNKKK from the coding sequence ATGTCGTCGCTTAGGGTGCTGGTGTTGGGGGACAGTCCCAACACGCTTTTGTATGCGTCGCGGTTCCAGTTGGCGAAGAGTGTTGATCTGTACCATGTGAGCGATGGTGTGAGTGCGGTGTTTGAGATCGAGACGGTTGCGTATGGGTACGACAAGTTTGAGCTGGCGCACCACTTCCGCTCTGTTGGGGAGCTTGTCGGGGCCGTGAGCGGTGTGTTTGATCTTATCATACTGAGTGCGTCGTCGTTGCAGGAGTTGAGTTCTGTCGCCGCGCAACTTAAGAACCTGGTGAACTCGAACACGAAGATATTCCTGGAGAGCAGCGGGTTTGTGCAGCTGGAGCCCTTCGTGAAGATGTCCATGGACGCCGCGCACGCCAATATCTTCAGCATCGTCACGGACTTCGACGTGCGCCAGGTCGCGCCAAACAGCTACAAGCAGTTCCCGCTGAACAACGTGACTAAGAACTCTCTGTGGCTCGGCGAGTGCAAGCCCGCCAAGGGCGGGTCCTCCTCGTACTCCAAGAACGTCGTCGCGCTGTTGGAAACGTTCGAGAGACTGTTCCAGAAGCTGTTTCCAAAGGACACAGTGGACCTGTGCAACAAGTCGCCCGTCGACTTCCTGTCGAAACAGTGGTCCATCGCCATGCCACGCATATGCTTCGATCCGTTGCTGATCATGCTCGAGGAAACCAACCCAGCTGAGCTGAACAACCAGATCATCGCCAAGCCCCTGATCTCCGGCCTAGTTACAGAAGTTATTACCGTGGCTAGGAGCATGGGTGCCAAGCTAAACAACACGATGGACAACGAGACTAACCTCCTTCAGTCCTGGAAGGAACAGTACTGCCTATCCACGCACGAAATCGAGACGCCGGCCTTGGTGTACCACTTCATTCACCGCTCAGGCCCTCTTAACATCGACATGTCGCTGCTGCAGATCATCTTGTTAGCAGACGACTTTGGCATCAAGACACCTTATTTGGAGTTCTTGTACTCTGTCATGTCGCAGTACCAAAAACTAAACGAAGGGAAGTCTAAGTGGTTCAAGAGGGTGGACGAGAGACAACAACAGAACGATGGCTCGAATTTCGAGATGGCAGCTttaatagaagaaaaagccCAATTGAACGAGAAGCTAAACTCATTGACTCAGGACGTGAAATCCAAGGACGAGAAAATTCAATCGCTGATGCAGGAAAGAAACCAGAACGCTCAGATGTCCGGTGATCTACAAAATCAACTTGACATCTTGAGAAATGAACTAAATAAGGAGAAACAGAAATCTAGTCTTGCTATCCAGGAATAcgaaaataaattaaatgCAACCAACAATGCAATGGAGCAGATGAAATTACAAACGGCGGCACCAGCCATCAAGAATATAGCACAGGATGAATACAAACCGACAGGTACACCCAATCTGAACGATATTGCTGACATCGCAGTGTTTGGTGTTAATTACAACTCACCTGAAGTGCACAAAGCAACCGAACCACTTGCTGGTAAAGAGGCCGACAGAAATGAATCGCAGGAAAAGCTCACTCCAACAAACGATTCCATGGACGACTTGAAGAGACGCGAATTGGAATTACGCAAAAAGGAACTAGAATTACAAGAAAAGGAAATcgaatttcaaaaacttgcaatgcaacaacagcaaaagCAACCTGCTCTTCAGAACCCTCAACAATTTCCCGtacagcagcaacagccTTTCCAAGTGCCACCTCATCAACAAGGTCAAGCTTGGGGTAAGGGCCAACAAATGGTTGCACCACAACAAATGCCTATGAGCAACAGTGGAGGAAACATCCCTCAGATGATGAATGGTAATAGTAGGAAGCCATCTTTTCCACAAGTACAACAGGCTGCTAACATCAGAAACAGTAGAGCTGTTCATGGCGCCATGCCAACACAGCAACAATCTACTGCGTCTAACTTCGTTGATCCGGTCTCAGCAGGTCTTGTCAATAATTCATTTGAACAGAATACACAGGGGCAATTTATGCCTCAGCAAGGCCATATGCCTCAAAATGTAAAGAGAACAAGTAGAAAGAATAGACATAGTAATATGCCTAATATAGGAAGTGCATCTAGCATGGGTCTGAACAACTTCAGCTCTGTTGGAAACAATGGAAGCCAGAGCAGATTAAACTCATTGAGCACATCTAACATGCCAGCCATTCAAAACAGACTCAGACACACCAACAGCAACTTGGCATTaaacaatatcaacaacaagTCGTCATCCAGATTGAATATGCCACAGCCAGTGAAACAAGGTGAAGCTCCTATGAACGGTGGTGCATTAGGTAACCCATCTCAACAAAGGCAAATGAGTTCCAGCACTCAGTTGGACAATGTTGGTGACATTTCTACCAACTCTGTAATTCATAACTCGATACCATATCAAAATGGTGGCATGGAGACTAGTAACTCCCAACCACAGTTGCAACAGTACCAGAACACTCAAACTCAAAACACAAAGGAGTACACTCAGAGTCCACCTCCAATGCATCAATTTGGCTCATCTAATAATGGGTCTCCAGTAGCAGCTCCCACAGCTACATTCTCATCTTCTCAGGATTCCGGAATCAACGGCTCcactgatgaagaagctaGTGAGAAGGAAggtaaaaagaaaagatttGGGCTCttcaaaaagaacaagaagaaataa
- the PHO85 gene encoding cyclin-dependent serine/threonine-protein kinase PHO85 (CAGL0L12474g~Ortholog(s) have cyclin-dependent protein serine/threonine kinase activity), giving the protein MSSSQFKQLEKLGNGTYATVYKGLNKSTGVYVALKEVKLDSEEGTPSTAIREISLMKELKHDNIVRLYDVIHTENKLTLVFEYMDNDLKKYMDSRTVGNAPRGLEMNLVKYFQWQLLEGLAFCHENKILHRDLKPQNLLITKRGQLKLGDFGLARAFGIPVNTFSSEVVTLWYRAPDVLMGSRTYSTSIDIWSCGCILAEMITGKPLFPGTNDEEQLKLIFDKMGTPNETTWPGVTSLPKYNPNFQQRLPKDLKAELQPYVKEPLDDNVIDLLHGLLQLNPDMRLSAKQALLHPWFSEYYES; this is encoded by the coding sequence ATGTCGTCCTCTCAGTTTAAGCAGTTGGAGAAGCTAGGTAACGGTACGTATGCGACTGTATATAAGGGTCTGAACAAGAGCACTGGTGTGTATGTTGCGTTGAAGGAAGTGAAGCTGGACTCTGAAGAGGGTACGCCCTCGACTGCCATCAGGGAGATCTCATTGATGAAGGAGCTTAAGCACGACAACATTGTGAGGCTGTATGATGTGATACACACGGAGAACAAGCTTACGCTGGTGTTTGAGTACATGGACAACGACCTGAAGAAGTACATGGACTCGCGCACGGTTGGGAACGCTCCGCGGGGGCTGGAGATGAACCTGGTGAAGTACTTCCAGTGGCAGCTGCTGGAGGGGCTGGCGTTCTGCCACGAGAACAAGATCCTGCACAGGGACCTGAAGCCGCAGAACCTGCTGATCACGAAGCGCGGGCAGCTGAAGCTGGGCGACTTCGGGCTGGCGCGTGCGTTCGGGATCCCCGTGAACACATTCTCGAGCGAGGTGGTCACGCTGTGGTACCGTGCGCCGGACGTGCTCATGGGCTCGCGCACGTACTCCACGTCCATCGACATATGGTCCTGCGGGTGCATCCTCGCGGAGATGATCACCGGCAAGCCTCTGTTCCCCGGCACAAACGACGAGGAGCAGCTCAAGCTCATCTTCGACAAGATGGGGACCCCGAACGAGACCACCTGGCCCGGCGTCACCTCCCTGCCAAAGTACAACCCGAACTTCCAGCAGAGACTGCCCAAGGACCTGAAGGCCGAACTGCAACCGTACGTCAAGGAACCCCTCGACGACAACGTCATCGACCTCCTCCACGGCCTCCTCCAGCTCAACCCAGACATGCGCCTCAGCGCCAAGCAGGCCCTGCTCCACCCCTGGTTCTCCGAGTACTACGAGTCCTAA
- a CDS encoding uncharacterized protein (CAGL0L12496g~Protein of unknown function) gives MFSDKCASVGTLSKFRIFVIGSLDEVGAPSHSVCMFTGKDTKGLRLWSPNHLQKYERQCYRRNWCAPEVQRCSYFGMFDGNESTFAHFVGLSVL, from the coding sequence ATGTTCTCTGATAAATGTGCGAGTGTTGGTACACTATCGAAGTTCAGAATATTCGTGATTGGGTCTTTAGATGAGGTAGGCGCCCCTTCGCACAGTGTCTGTATGTTCACAGGCAAGGACACCAAAGGACTGCGACTATGGTCTCCCAACCACTTGCAGAAATATGAACGGCAATGCTATAGACGTAACTGGTGTGCACCAGAAGTTCAACGATGCTCTTACTTTGGCATGTTCGATGGCAATGAATCTACATTTGCTCATTTTGTAGGGTTGAGTGTACTCTAG
- a CDS encoding uncharacterized protein (CAGL0L12518g~Protein of unknown function): MHGFHSKERVMRYRILMETQVLVLYWSIPHKGDAKWLYNHSTTAGLSWMNNSTNMIYVRTRVEAPELDIHNFERTRLHLQLTTRLKDIAMRTFIFPGSRLDSIKMVDNYNGCDFHG; this comes from the coding sequence ATGCATGGCTTTCATTCGAAAGAAAGAGTGATGAGGTACAGAATTCTGATGGAAACCCAGGTTTTGGTACTGTACTGGAGCATCCCACACAAAGGTGATGCTAAATGGCTTTACAACCATTCAACGACAGCTGGCTTATCATGGATGAACAATTCTACTAATATGATATACGTCCGAACAAGGGTAGAGGCACCAGAATTAGATATCCACAACTTCGAGCGCACCAGATTACATCTACAATTGACGACAAGGCTGAAGGATATTGCGATGAGGACTTTTATATTTCCAGGGTCTAGGCTCGACAGTATCAAGATGGTGGACAATTACAATGGTTGTGACTTTCACGGCTAG
- the EGD1 gene encoding Egd1p (CAGL0L12540g~Ortholog(s) have unfolded protein binding activity and role in 'de novo' cotranslational protein folding, macroautophagy, posttranslational protein targeting to endoplasmic reticulum membrane) has protein sequence MPIDQEKLAKLQKMSAGNKVGGTRRKQAKKTGSGSAGNKDDTKLHNQLAKLHAVTIDNVAEANFFKDDGKVLHFNKVGVQVAPQHNTSVFYGMAQEKNLQELFPGIISQLGGEAIQALSQLAAQMEKAQANENAGEAKDEAIPELVEGQSFDAEVE, from the coding sequence ATGCCAATTGATCAAGAGAAACTAGCGAAGTTGCAGAAGATGTCTGCCGGCAACAAGGTCGGTGGTACCAGAAGAAAGCAAGCCAAGAAGACCGGTTCTGGTAGCGCTGGTAACAAGGACGACACCAAGTTGCACAACCAGTTGGCTAAGTTGCACGCTGTCACCATTGACAATGTTGCTGAGGCTAACTTCTTCAaggacgacggtaaggTCTTGCACTTCAACAAGGTCGGTGTCCAAGTTGCtccacaacacaacacTTCCGTTTTCTACGGTATGGCCCAAGAGAAGAACTTGCAAGAATTGTTCCCAGGTATCATCTCCCAACTTGGTGGTGAGGCTATCCAAGCTTTGTCTCAACTAGCTGCCCAAATGGAGAAGGCCCAAGCTAACGAAAACGCTGGTGAAGCCAAGGACGAAGCCATCCCAGAATTGGTTGAAGGCCAAAGCTTTGATGCCGAAGTTGAGTAA
- the MET31 gene encoding Met31p (CAGL0L12562g~Ortholog(s) have RNA polymerase II transcription factor activity, sequence-specific transcription regulatory region DNA binding, core promoter proximal region sequence-specific DNA binding activity), translating to MSTGDDLLFYKRATDAVVSTTLGITSVEPTIRELLRRIKQEPAWGSVQRSNEVEVEQRSVPTTVSTASLHVTPMLSDVYKAKQEETTMSPVISEKNAVNSGDSDRSVRVKSEGSSTKSHKVVKKTSTKPKDKSKSEEDTVYHYCSQCSLKFNRSSDLRRHERAHLLVLPYICTQCGKGFARKDALKRHSGTMTCKRNRRKLMEAAGREVSELINEAIKTGRSL from the coding sequence ATGTCTACGGGAGATGATCTGCTCTTTTACAAGCGAGCCACTGATGCCGTAGTTTCAACGACGCTAGGCATAACGAGTGTGGAGCCCACTATAAGAGAGCTTTTAAGGCGTATCAAACAGGAGCCAGCTTGGGGGTCGGTACAGAGATCAAATGAAGTAGAGGTAGAACAGCGCTCAGTACCGACTACGGTCAGCACAGCGAGCTTACATGTGACGCCGATGCTAAGCGATGTTTACAAGGCAAAACAAGAGGAAACCACCATGTCACCGGTGATAAGCGAAAAGAATGCAGTGAATAGCGGCGATAGTGATCGTTCTGTGAGAGTCAAGAGCGAGGGCAGTAGCACTAAAAGCCATAAAGTCGTGAAGAAAACTAGCACCAAGCCCAAAGATAAAAGCAAGAGCGAAGAAGACACTGTGTACCACTACTGCTCACAGTGCTCGCTCAAATTCAACAGATCTTCTGATCTGCGGAGACACGAGAGAGCACATTTACTGGTGCTACCTTATATATGCACACAATGTGGTAAAGGTTTTGCACGTAAAGACGCTCTCAAGCGACACTCAGGTACTATGACTTGTAagagaaacagaagaaaactAATGGAGGCTGCTGGTCGGGAAGTTAGCGAACTCATAAATGAAGCCATAAAAACGGGCAGAAGTCTGTGA
- a CDS encoding uncharacterized protein (CAGL0L12584g~Ortholog of S. cerevisiae : YPL039W and Saccharomyces cerevisiae S288C : YPL039W): protein MVKSLFGEKSLRNGARSQLELNKFLIHKFLKSVLAKYSLLLQPSPPGNDLASLCRIFEGILIRVRGNRAQFKKVCCIIIKFLECCHNEYNYMQFLKHDLKRLLVTAFVLSVPNNGTDEAERSIIRDKIYTCYSNVTGLKEEEIINCCSITRPILIRRSREQYKAIRYKQMKDARRERDPRIIQLTNDMNEDTATMSDLALHNFLEPFDITSTFTFTKRNNIGTSAPASLGASMMLNMSRTDPTDPWNGSTGAPPSSEYYNNTDGSVSNEYVLGTEIQRFNEITKKLIQSNFNVQ from the coding sequence atgGTGAAGAGTCTGTTTGGCGAGAAATCGTTGAGAAATGGAGCGCGATCCCAGTTGGAGTTGAACAAGTTTTTAATCCacaagtttttgaaaagtgTGCTTGCGAAATACTCCTTGTTACTACAACCTTCACCGCCAGGCAACGACTTAGCCTCTCTATGTAGGATATTTGAAGGGATTTTGATCAGAGTACGTGGCAACAGGGCCCAGTTCAAGAAAGTTTGCTGCATCATTATCAAGTTTTTAGAGTGCTGTCACAACGAGTACAACTACATGCAGTTTTTGAAGCACGACTTGAAGAGGTTGCTGGTGACAGCTTTCGTGCTGAGTGTACCAAATAATGGCACAGATGAGGCGGAGAGGTCTATAATACGAGACAAGATATACACTTGCTATTCCAACGTCACTGGTttgaaagaggaagagatCATAAACTGTTGTTCGATCACAAGACCAATTCTTATACGTCGCAGCCGTGAGCAGTACAAAGCTATCAGGTATAAGCAGATGAAAGACGCTCGGCGCGAAAGAGACCCACGAATTATACAACTCACTAATGATATGAACGAGGACACCGCCACAATGTCCGATCTGGCACTCCATAACTTCCTAGAGCCTTTCGACATCACGTCCACCTTCACATTCACCAAGAGGAACAACATCGGAACATCAGCCCCCGCCTCGCTCGGCGCCAGCATGATGCTGAACATGTCCCGCACCGATCCCACAGACCCTTGGAACGGCAGCACCGGAGCTCCACCATCTTCAGAGTACTACAATAACACAGACGGAAGTGTATCGAATGAGTACGTCCTCGGAACAGAAATCCAACGGTTCAACGAGATCacaaagaaattgatcCAGAGCAACTTCAACGTTCAATGA
- the ISM1 gene encoding isoleucine--tRNA ligase ISM1 (CAGL0L12606g~Ortholog(s) have role in mitochondrial translation and cytosol, mitochondrion localization), whose amino-acid sequence MMSLALRRSYAQHAYQKTLHLSKTKFPNRSVLANSLELLPLCSDRVYTEQLERFKRELGAVEGEDEKLAAVRERLFVLHDGPPYANGDLHLGHALNKILKDFVNRFQLSQGKTVYYRPGWDCHGLPIEMKALKDLRDADKMDSVKVRELARQHALRSLDKQRDQFKKYGILTDWSDPYVTMDKSFEVNQLKVFQKMFNMGLIKRQNKPVYWGTVTKTALAESELEYNEKHVSTAAYVKFPLTADSRAHLQDKLKLENELQNDQISCLIWTSTPWTLFSNRAICFNENFSYSLLQLDGSYVIVENNLINQLGSDHKGEILKTFEGKLLKGLFYYNPLVSDIVARPLIHGDHVTDNAGTGLVHTAPGHGHDDYFLGIENDLEIYSPVDHEGRYILNELPDNCKELLMEGGTGLGRKVLDSETTTVILDLLSKKQALLKAHKYTHSYPYDWRAKTPVIIRATPQWFADLHDVKDLAIKSLEKVEFYPKRGENRLSSFIKSRNEWCISRQRSWGVPIPVFHNKSNPDKVLINDELLEYIITRISKHGSDLWFSPEDDISDWFPENYRTMAKDFIKGTDTMDVWFDSGSTWNIIREFYQKELGLSTVPQPLANVYLEGSDQHRGWFQSSLLTKVACSMSEIAPYNEVITHGFTLDEKGIKMSKSIGNTISPESIIEGDKKRNLPALGIDGLRYFVAQADFTTDVTVGPTVLKHVAEALKKCRLTMRFLISNLEISKRYSLLNTSELRPVDKYVLASVNKLLEETKELYKVHNFSKALVALQFHMNNELSSFYFDISKDSLYSDSIESLKRRQIQTTLFHIYDAYRAMLAPILPILVQESWNFLPKQWLNGDNEAEAVTRKWPSLTEINPEVVNEFKQVILPLVKEYKSKFATLGNPSITKPSQTKAIINCSKSTGYSNEELCDVLQTAEVDVNIGDMPSSNSITLDNGTSISIEVTKSEMHKCPRCWKHNSPEVDSLCHRCADSIASE is encoded by the coding sequence ATGATGAGCTTGGCGCTGAGGAGGTCATATGCGCAGCATGCATATCAGAAGACGCTGCATTTGAGCAAGACAAAGTTTCCCAACAGGTCGGTGCTGGCGAACAGTTTGGAGTTGTTGCCCTTGTGTTCTGATCGGGTGTACACTGAACAGCTGGAGCGGTTTAAGAGGGAATTGGGCGCGGTAGAAGGTGAGGATGAGAAGCTGGCTGCTGTGCGAGAGAGGCTTTTTGTGCTGCACGATGGCCCGCCGTATGCGAACGGTGATTTGCACCTAGGCCACGCGCTGAACAAGATATTGAAAGACTTCGTCAACCGGTTTCAATTGAGTCAGGGGAAAACCGTTTACTATCGTCCTGGATGGGATTGCCATGGTTTACCTATTGAGATGAAGGCTTTAAAGGACCTTAGGGATGCAGACAAGATGGACTCCGTCAAGGTTAGGGAGCTGGCCAGGCAACATGCGCTCCGATCGCTGGATAAGCAAAGGGATCAGTTCAAGAAATATGGTATATTGACCGACTGGAGTGATCCATATGTGACCATGGATAAAAGCTTTGAAGTGAATCAGCTCAAGGTCTTCCAAAAGATGTTTAACATGGGTCTGATAAAGAGACAGAACAAACCAGTTTACTGGGGGACAGTGACGAAGACTGCACTTGCTGAAAGTGAACTAGAATACAATGAAAAGCATGTGTCTACAGCAGCTTATGTAAAGTTTCCGTTAACCGCAGATTCCCGTGCGCACCTGCAAGATAAGTTGAAGCTAGAAAATGAACTTCAAAATGATCAGATCTCATGTTTAATATGGACAAGTACACCATGGACATTGTTTTCAAATAGAGCTATTTGCTTCAATGagaatttttcatattCGTTACTACAACTCGATGGTTCATATGTCATAGTGGAAAATAATCTGATAAATCAATTGGGTTCAGATCACAAAGGTGAGATTTTGAAGACATTTGAGGGAAAGTTACTAAAGGGCCTGTTTTATTACAATCCATTGGTGTCTGATATAGTCGCCAGACCTCTTATTCATGGTGACCATGTCACGGATAATGCTGGTACCGGGTTAGTGCATACAGCCCCAGGTCATGGTCATGACGACTATTTTCTGGGCATTGAAAATGATCTCGAAATTTATTCCCCTGTCGATCATGAAGGTagatatattttaaatgaaCTTCCGGATAATTGTAAGGAATTACTTATGGAAGGTGGAACTGGCTTAGGTAGAAAGGTTTTAGATTCTGAAACAACGACTGTAATCTTAGATCTGTTATCTAAAAAGCAAGCTTTGTTAAAGGCACACAAATACACTCATTCGTATCCATATGACTGGAGAGCGAAAACACCTGTAATAATTAGAGCGACGCCTCAGTGGTTCGCTGATCTACACGATGTCAAGGACTTGGCTATAAAAAGTTTAGAGAAAGTCGAATTCTATCCAAAGCGTGGCGAGAATAGATTATCAAGTTTTATCAAGAGTAGGAATGAATGGTGTATTTCGAGACAGAGATCCTGGGGTGTTCCAATACCAGTATTTCACAATAAATCTAATCCAGATAAGGTATTAATTAATGATGAACTCCTAGAATACATCATCACTCGTATATCCAAACATGGAAGTGACTTATGGTTTTCTCCTGAAGATGATATTAGTGACTGGTTTCCAGAGAATTATAGAACTATGGCTAAAGACTTTATTAAAGGTACCGATACTATGGATGTGTGGTTTGACAGTGGTTCAACCTGGAATATAATAAGGGAATTTTACCAAAAGGAACTAGGTCTTTCAACAGTTCCTCAGCCACTAGCTAATGTATATCTGGAAGGGTCAGACCAACATCGTGGTTGGTTTCAGAGTTCCTTATTAACGAAAGTCGCCTGCTCAATGAGTGAAATTGCACCTTACAATGAGGTGATCACTCACGGCTTTACTTTGGATGAAAAGGGTATCAAGATGTCCAAATCAATAGGTAATACCATTTCACCTGAATCCATCATTGAGGGAGATAAGAAGAGGAACCTGCCTGCATTAGGTATTGATGGTTTAAGGTATTTCGTTGCTCAGGCAGATTTTACCACTGATGTAACTGTAGGACCTACAGTTCTGAAACATGTAGCCGAAGCATTGAAGAAATGTAGGTTAACGATGAGGTTTTTGATCAGCAACTTAGAAATATCGAAAAGGTATTCTTTGTTGAATACTTCTGAACTTCGACCAGTAGATAAGTATGTCTTGGCATCGGTTAACAAGcttcttgaagaaactaaAGAATTATACAAGGTGCATAATTTCTCGAAGGCGCTGGTGGCGTTACAATTCCATATGAACAATGAACTATCCTCCTTTTATTTTGACATCTCCAAGGATTCATTGTACTCTGATTCCATAGAAAGTTTAAAAAGAAGACAAATCCAAACTACGTTGTTTCATATTTACGATGCTTATAGAGCAATGCTGGCACCCattcttccaattcttgTTCAGGAATCTTGGAACTTCTTACCCAAACAGTGGCTAAATGGTGATAATGAAGCTGAAGCAGTCACTAGAAAGTGGCCATCTCTAACTGAAATTAATCCAGAGGTTGTAAACGAATTCAAGCAAGTGATACTTCCACTTGTCAAGGAGTACAAATCTAAATTTGCTACGTTGGGTAATCCTTCTATAACAAAACCCTCACAAACTAAAGCTATAATCAATTGTAGCAAATCGACTGGCTACAGTAATGAAGAATTATGTGATGTCTTGCAAACCGCTGAGGTGGACGTTAACATTGGTGATATGCCATCGTCCAACTCAATTACTTTAGATAACGGTACAAGCATATCTATAGAAGTTACGAAAAGTGAAATGCATAAATGTCCTAGATGCTGGAAGCACAATTCCCCAGAAGTTGATAGTTTATGTCACAGGTGTGCTGATTCCATTGCATCTGAATAA
- the MRX11 gene encoding Mrx11p (CAGL0L12628g~Ortholog(s) have mitochondrion localization), whose product MFWIKTSTPLSKATDNILPRFTYVQRSLVRNSIVKRPFSKNNPVFSAETDKYKDKLHKIINNSRLLSRLNKNPRFHQYFNTVSETGTITTLTSFLVLHELTAIVPLFGMWWVIYNLDIHNDLELPGYLSDLLERCSKAIDKIVGDKYGQDLDRHRLILSGAISYTIVKLLYPLRIILSIWWAPHCGRFIVTPIRKLLKYLKPK is encoded by the coding sequence ATGTTTTGGATTAAAACGTCCACTCCATTGAGTAAGGCCACCGATAACATTCTACCTCGGTTTACATATGTTCAGAGAAGTTTGGTCAGGAACAGTATAGTCAAGAGGCCTTTCAGTAAGAATAACCCTGTGTTCAGTGCCGAGACTGACAAGTACAAGGATAAGCTACACAAGATAATCAATAATTCAAGGTTGCTGAGTAGACTGAACAAGAACCCGAggtttcatcaatatttcaATACTGTCTCTGAGACAGGTACGATCACGACACTAACCTCCTTTCTAGTACTACATGAACTTACCGCAATAGTACCGCTGTTCGGGATGTGGTGGGTTATCTACAATCTCGATATACACAACGACCTAGAGCTCCCAGGTTATCTATCTGACCTCCTTGAGCGATGTTCTAAAGCAATTGACAAAATAGTGGGTGACAAGTACGGACAGGACCTCGATAGGCACCGGTTAATCTTGTCTGGAGCAATATCATACACCATTGTCAAGCTACTGTATCCATTGAGGATCATATTGAGCATATGGTGGGCTCCACATTGCGGCCGTTTTATAGTCACGCCCATCAGAAAACTACTGAAATACTTGAAGCCCAAATGA